CCTGTTCATGGAGCTGACAGGCAAACTGAATCTCATTTACGATATCTTCCGGGATATTCTCTGCCATATGGATCGATCCGGTTAAGCACTTATCTTCGCAATCAAAACCCTAAGTAAGAGGTAAACCATATATTTCAAAAAGTCACTCAATATTGCTTTGTTAGTTAAAAAAATTATTTTTTCTCAGCTTCCTTCAAGAAATTCAACCATCTGCGTATCTCTTCTGTCCTTTGTGTTGAAAACATCTCATGAAACTCTTTTTCCCTCTTTTTGGAGACCCCTTCTTTTATCTCTCTAAGATCCATTATTGCACGCAACAACCCGGCAGTCTCATCAGAAAGAGTTTTGGCCTCTTCACGGGTCATTTCTTTAGTTTCCAGCTCAAGTTCATCTACACTTTCTTTTTCCTTAAGTACGGCGATGCATTTTTCTATCTGCTTATTTTCATCATCTGATAATGTTTCCTTATTGATCAAGTCCCATACTCTGTCATGAGGCTTGCATTTTTTCCCATTAATCTCCACAAAATAGGGTATCTTTTCCCCCACCCAGAAAAGACGGGTACGTAATTCGGCAAGAAGCTTCTTTCTTTCGCTTTCAGTGATGAGCAGGCTACTGCCCCCATTATCTGTGCCATCATCCATGATTATACCCTCATATCTAAATGTATTGATGAATATTAGTTTAGGCTCTCTTCAACATCTTGTGGGTAATTGCAGCACCAGTACATCACCAATCCCCCATAAAATAACAATTCACTGTATACTAAATATCTGCTGAAATTAGGAATCCACATCGTGTGACATAGTTGTTATGACCGCCAAAATCAGTTCAGTAAATCAGAATACTCTTTTACTCCAAATCCCTTCCGAATTTACCCACTCAATGTTGTGGAGATCCAGAAAAAGAAGAGTTTTGAGATATGATCCTTCAATAATTTTCATTTTTTAGTTCTAATGCAGGCATCCGGATATTTTAACTGCGCGAGGAATCAAAATCGAATCCCAGCAGGAAAGTACCTGTCCCGTGGGGATATTCAAGTCCCATCTTCCCCTTCAGATATTCATCGCTTGGCGTGGAAGGTGATGCGAGGACTACATTGCATACCTTATCTACACACTCTAATTCCTTACAGGTCTTCGGTGGCATTACAACAACCAACGGGTTGGTCTTGGCATTCATTCCTTTGAGGACACTGGTGTCGTATATGACAATGTTAGCAATCACGAGTTTATCCTTGCATGCCCTCATTTCCTCGAGTTTAGTCTCATCGTCAAGGTCATGGCCTACAACACGCTCGCCGTGCATGAGGATTATATTTGGGCCCTCTGGCCAGTTGAAGTCCATGTTTGTGGTAAAAGCGAAGACTACATTATTTTTAAGGACTGCCTTGACACCTTTGTTGTCACCCCTGCCAAGTCCCATCAGGGTCATCTCATCAGCTTTCTTCTCAAGTTCCCTGACAATCTCCCGATTCTCTTCATTGAGCAAATAGGTAGTTTCTACACCCTCCATATGGACAATAACATTTTTTACATTATCAATGATATTCTCATGTTCCACGTATACTCCTTCCTTGGTACTGTGCAGTTGAAGCCTTACAGCAATCAAAACCCCTCATACAACTATTGTATGAAGTTGTATTTATGCTTTTGAAACGAGTTCAATAGAAAAAGAAAGTGTTTTCAAAGATGCCCATCACTCTTTATACTGAAATCAAGTTCATCTCTTTTGCTTTCAAACTCCTTCCTTACAGCCTGAAGTTCAAATGATAGAGATCATCGTTAATCTGAAATGTTATCCCTATTTTTTCATTTTAGACATCACATTCTGCTGGATAATTTGCTCATATTTTCTCCAGCTATTCTCATCAATTTCCGACATGAGATATTTTGGAGCTTCACTCCTTTCCTTACCCCTATAGGAGTCAATTGCCTCCTGAATTATTTCTTGGTCTGTAGTACCAATAAGATCTATAACCTCTATTTCCCGTATGAACCGGTTGATTGCAGCCAGAGGGATCTCGTCAAGGTAAGGTATTACTCCGTTTGAACCAATTATCTTCTTGTAACCACCTAAAGTAGAAACCCCGTTTTCTACAAGTGCCAGTATGGACTGGCCTGCAAAGTGACTGCTTTCTTTTCCACAGACTATCAGACAGCTTATTTTAGGATTAGAGAGAATATTGACAATTACTTTCTGAATTCCAAAATTCTCTGTAAAACATGTTCCACAGATGGCATAGTTATGCAAGCCCAGCTTTTTATAGTCAGAAGCAAGCGTCACGACCGCAACCGGGGAATCCGGATCCCCTATGACATAATCACCGTCAGTTAAGGGCCAGCCGTTCATATCTATTGACTCTGTTGCAGTTATGGACATCCACCTATATTTGATAGTTATTTTATTCAATTAAGTTTCAATTAACCAAAGCATTTTCTACTTTGGCAATGATATCATTTACCTCAGTTTCTTCCAGATCCAGCTTTCCTTCCTTTTTCATACCAAATTCGGTTATTACTATGCTTTTATCGACTGTGAATCCTGCACGTTCAAGTGTTTTTTTTGCACATACAAGGGCGCAGCCGTCGATGGCAATGATCTCATCGGTTCCCTCAGTGCTTTTTATGATACCAGGGACACCGCCTCCAATCCCGACGGTGCACATCATCTTGCCTTTTCCTTTTTTCGTGAGTTCAACAGCTACTTTATTTGCCATCTGTCCAACATTACATGCGCCAGCGCATGCATACAGTCCGACGATCGCAGCTTCACACGCACATTTTACTCCGTCTGCCATTTTAATTTCTCCTGCCATGATATTGCCTCCTTTATTTAGAGAGCCATTCCTTAACTTTCTCAACTGTCGGGATCTTCCCTGCTATCTTTACATCACCATCGACCACAACGGCAGGAGTGATCATCACACCATAATCAAGTGCAGCGTTCATGTCTTCAACCTTCACGACCTCGGCAACGATGCCAAGTTCAGCAACCGCCTGTTCAACGATCTCTTTTGTTTTCTTACATTTTGCACAACCGGTTCCAAGTATTTCTATTTTCATGTGATCACCTTTCTAAATAATATCTAAGTAATGTACTAATAAAAACCAACTGATTAATACCCTCTTTTCAATATTAAGATCAATTCATCGGTATTTGGCATGTTTGCCCTTATCTTCCCGAAAACGTCCTCCATATCATATTCAACTCTAACGATCTCGGCCTCCAATGTATCTGTATTGAATATTGCACAGCTTGCACGAGTATCTCCATCCCTGGGCTGACCCACTGAACCCGGATTCACCAATGTTACATCTCCTATCTTCCTGATGAATGGAAGATGAGAATGACCTATGAATATAAAGTCTGCTTCAACTTCTTTTATATACTCTTGAATTGTCGCTTCCGGAGTATCCGGCTTGATGTAATCATGAAAGGATAATGGGCTACCGTGTGTGAAGTAGAGCTTTTTCCCTTTCTGGGTCCTTTCAAAACTTTGAGGAAGCTTGCGAAGGAACTCTATCTGCTCATCATTCAAGACATTCCATGTGTATTCTCTCGTTGATTGGGAGAGGTGCTTATATGCATAGCCACAGCCACAATCCATCCTGAAAGCCACTGCACTGTCATGATTTCCCATGATGGTAGTTATCTTTTGTTCCGTCAGCACATCGATGCACTCGCCTGGGGAGGGGCCATAGTCTACGAGGTCCCCCAGACAGATAACTTCATCATGGGGTACAGCCATGACCGCGTCCAGGGCTTCTTTGTTTCCATGGACATCCGAAATGATCAGCAATCTCATAGATCTACCTCTTTTTCTTATCAAAGCATATAATAGTCAAATACAATTCCCGAGATCATTGCCATTATGACTACCAGTCCGATATATGAAAGTCCTTTTTTAACTCCCATGATCCTGCTGATCACTATCATGCTGGGAAGGCTAAGTGCAGGACCTGCCAAGAGCATTGAAAGAGCAGGACCTTTAGCCATGCCGAGCAATGTCAGCGCACTGATAATAGGAACTTCTGTAAGTGTGGAGAAATACATTAGCGCTGCAGTAACAGAAGCGATGAAGTAAGAGAGCAGGTTGTTACCACCCACATATTTGACCACTATCTCGGAGGGAAGCAGCTCTACCAGAATGCCTGCAAAGAATACTCCTACGAGCAAAAGGGGAGCTATCATCTTTACAAGGAACCAGGTCTCCTGCATCCAGCTAGCCCGCTCTTCTGCGGTATACCACTTGAAAGACAGGTACACAGTAGCAGCTATGAGCGGGATCTCCACCAGAGCAAGATATGTCCAGGATTTAATGATCTCAGGGATGACAAGTATTGCAAGCAGCAGCATGAAAAGCTGAACGGTGTGGGCGTGCTCTTCTGAGTTAAAGGTCTTTATGCCATTGTGGCCACCATTGTTCTTCTCATATACTACATGCATTATCAATCCAATGATAACCGACAGAAGAATTGCACCCACTGCCCTGGCTACTCCGATATCATAACCCAGGATCTTTGCAGTATAGACAATAGCCAGGATATTGATAGCAGGTGCAGAGAAAAGAAAAGTGGTGGCTGGTCCTATGCCAGCTCCCCTTTTATAGATGCCGGCGAACAACGGGAGCACAGTACAGCTGCATACTGCAAGGAGACAGCCGGATACTGCAGCGACGGAATAGGAAATATATTTTGGCGTACTTGCACCAAAGTATTTTAGCACCGACTCCTTTGAGAAGAGCGATGCAATAGCACCTGCCAGGAAAAAGGCCGGGATCAGGCAGAGCAGCACATGCAATGCCAGGTATTCCTGGACCGATTGCAGACCAACATTTATTAGGTGTATAAGAGAATCTTGTAGCATATATTTCAAATATATTTGAAGCATTGTATTTAAAGCTTGTTGTTTCAAAAATAATTGAAACACATATATATGAGAACTACCATGAATTAAGTGATCATCAATTCAAAGAATGGAGTATCGGTATGGCAAATGTAACTGTAAATTCGAATATATGTGGTTTTGTGCATAAGATCCATGGAGAAAAAGCTGGTAAAAATATAGTCATAGACATCGAAACTGATTGTGGGAAGATCAAAAAGATGTCGCATATGGAAATACCCATGGACCAGACGCTTGACATCAGGGACAATTATGTTATGATAAAAGCCCAAGAGGCGCAATGCTCTTCAAACTGCCTTGTACCTTGTGGAATATTGCATGTATGCAGAATAGAAATGGGACTTCTGTCTTCATCATTAGCTAAAAAGTCAGGAGATATCAACATTTCCTTTGAATAACTTGATCCTTTAAAAATACAAAGATCAGAACACATGTTTTATCTGAGGAAAAGATCATAGGAAAACTGCCTTGTTATTGTATGTTCCTCTGATAGCCATCATGGGATCTCCAACTCCCACGACTGTAATTCTTGTCTCTATCGGAGGATGAGGCCAGTTGTCAGGAGATGTTGTGTGCTTTGATACATTTATGATCGTATCTTCTTTTATTATACCGCATCGTTTCTCATAGTTAAGTACCTGGGAGTGACCCATTTTCGTAGCATAATCCACAGCATCACTATATCTTTCAAAACGTTCCCTGCCTTCAGAGGAAAATACAAGAAAGTCACTATCCGGATTCATCAAAGAAGCCGGTTTTATCATTATTTCCACCCTTTTTACACTTTTCCCGACAAGTGCCCCGACAGCATTCCCCACACTGGCAAATTGCGGAACCTGCACATCTGCATCGATCAGGGATTTCAATTCATCCACATATGCAGAAACCGGCCCTCCAAGCAATACCACAGGAATATCTGTCTTGAACCTTGCAGGATAGTTACCGCTCAGAACTTCATCGATTGCATTTTGTGGAATAGTAGGTATAAGGAAGGACATTAGATCATGGGCCATATTAAAGGCAAAAAGGTCTTTGACATGTCTGCAGAACTCGTATTTGCCCATGTTCGCATATTTTGACAGGTAAGTAGCTCCTGTTTCCGATGCTTCTTTGTTCCATTGCCCATATTCCCCAAGTACATGGAGCACATCTGTAGGCGTAAAGCCGATGGACTGTACAAGCCTTTTATTTATGAGCGAATCAATCGCTTTATCAACGAGCATCATTTCTCTTGCATCTGCCATATCAGTGAGTTCAACAATGGAAACCGGCTCATCACCTATTGAACTGAGTATCTCCTTTTCCTTTACCTGCAGGCCGGTAGCTTCATACTCAGTTCTGATCACAAACTTGGTCTGCTGATAGTTTTCGCCTGTGTCCTTACGCAAGACCATTTTACTATGTTTCAGTAAATGAAGAAAACCAGGGAAAAGCTCTGCTGCAACACACAGAGGAATAACTCTTCTGGGACCGATATGCACATTTTTATCTTTGACCCACACATGACTATCCCCTCCCAGAGCTGAAGTTTCCATAGTCATGGCTTTTACCCGTGTTTTCCAGCCACCCACCATGCAACCTTCGGAACTGATCTGGGGGATACCACCTTTTATTGATGATACGTCCGTGCTTGTTCCCCCCACATCAATAACTGCACAAGTGTCTACCTTTGCAAGGTAGGAGGCGCCGAGGATGCTTGCAGCCGGTCCTGAAAATATGGTTTCGATGGGCCTCTCCAATGCATCCTCTATATTGTAGACCGAACCATCACACTTGAGCATCAAGAGCCTTCCATCGATCCCTCTCTTCTTGATATCTAAAGCTACACCATTGACAAATTGACATGTGACAGGGATCAGCTGCGCATTGAGAGCTGCAGTTACAGCTCTTTCATAAACTCCCAGTTCCTGTGAAAGCTCGTGCCCACACACGACCGGCAGGTCTGTGATACTATGGATCATGCTCTTTACAGCAAGTTCATGCTCAGGGTTGCGGGTGCCAAAGTAAGCGGATACAGCATAGGCTGAAACCCAGGACCTGGATGCTTCTACATACTCTCTGACAGCTTCAATGTCTAAGGGATACTCTTCTTCACCGTTAGTATCATGGCCCCCTGAAACAAAAATAATACTTTCAGCAGGATATACTTGATCGGTTGCCTGTTCTCCTACTAATATAAGTCCTACAGGCCTGCCGGTGTTTTCAAGAAGCGCATTTGTGGAAAGTGTCGTGGATACTGATACAAGATTAACATCTTTCAGATATTGCTGGTCCAGTGAATCCAGAACATTCGTAATTCCCTGCTGGATGTCAGGGTAAGTGGTAAAAGATTTTTTTGCATCAATGACCGCTCCATCAGACCCTCGTACAATAACAGCATCAGTATAAGTTCCCCCGGCATCAATCCCTAAACCATAATGCATTCTTACCACCTTTTAAATGAGATATTGTTGATCACCTTATTTTTTAGCTGTAACCAGATAAACAAAAAAGGGGAGAGTAAATATCGTTAATCTTTATACTTAAATAGTGTTTCAAAGATATTTAAAACACTTGCTTGAACTCTTGAAAAGGAAATTAGTGCAAAGTAGTTTATGGTACAAACCCTATGACCACTTTTTCTTATAGTCCTTAAATAGTGACATGCGTTCACAAATTTAATGTACTATATAATTTCTTGTGGATGATTGTTCACTGGTATTTAAAAGAAGATATTATATGATTACATATAAATAGCATAATTACTATGAGTAATATTTATGCACCTTCCCACACCAGATAGTATCCGGCAGAAAAGGAACGAACTTGGGCTTACCCAGAGTGAACTGGCAAAACGGGCAGGTGTAAGCCAGCCACTGATAGCACGTATCGAAGCAGGCGATGTTGATCCGCGCCTTTCCGCTCTTAAACGCATTTTTGCCGCTTTCGATGAGAGCGAGAATGAAAGTCAAGTGGTGGCAAGGAATATTATGAACACCATGGTTATATCCATCAGTGCTGAAGAGCCGGTAGATGCCGCCGTTAAGATCATGGAAGAGAACGACATTTCGCAGATCCCTGTGGTGGAGAATGGAGTGCCCATAGGGAGTATATCGGAAGAGACTATCGTTCGATCCATGACTGATAAAAAAGCTATGGAAGTCTCAAAGATGAAGATACGAGACCTCATGGGTGATACTTTCCCTGTTATCTCGCCCGGGACCCATGTAAAAGTGGTGTCCCATCTTCTCGAAACAACACCTGCAGTGATAGTTTTGGAAAGCGGGCAGATAGCAGGTGTTGTCACAAAACACGATCTTATGAAATTATTGCGCGGATGAAGATATCCGCATTCATTATATATAAGGTATACATTAAACAGGTCAAATCTTCAACAAATAGAAAAACATATCTTACAGCAAGATCCTTTTATCCAAGATTTCAGGCGATATATATGAATTTAGAAGATACTTTGCTTATGATGCCGGGGCCTGTGCCCGTTGCACCAAGGGTATTGAGAGCTATGTCAAAACCTATGATCAATCACAGGAGTAATGCATTCTCTGACATATATGATGACTGCAGGCAGATATTAGCCGATGTTTTCAACACCAAGAACGATATTTTTGTACTCAGTGGGTCAGGCACTGCAGCTATGGAAGCTGCTGTGGGCTGCATCACAAACCCTGAAGACCGTATCATTGCTCTTGAGAATGGTAAATTCGGTGAAAGGTTCAAGAACATCGCAAAAAGGTATGGAAAGGTAGAGCCTCTTGCATATGAGTGGGGTGACTCCATAGATCTTGGACAGCTGGAAGAGAAGCTGGAGGAAGGAGCAAAGGCAGTCACATTAGTGCACAATGAAACATCAACGGGAATACTTAACCCTGCAAAAGAAGTAGGGAAACTTGCTAAGGAATACGGTGCACTCTTTATAATGGATGGTGTCACTTCTCTGGGTGGCGACCTTGTCAAGGTCGATGAATGGAATGTGGACATCGCTTTGGTAGGGTCACA
This DNA window, taken from Methanomethylovorans hollandica DSM 15978, encodes the following:
- a CDS encoding thioredoxin family protein; translated protein: MKIEILGTGCAKCKKTKEIVEQAVAELGIVAEVVKVEDMNAALDYGVMITPAVVVDGDVKIAGKIPTVEKVKEWLSK
- a CDS encoding CBS domain-containing protein, whose amino-acid sequence is MHLPTPDSIRQKRNELGLTQSELAKRAGVSQPLIARIEAGDVDPRLSALKRIFAAFDESENESQVVARNIMNTMVISISAEEPVDAAVKIMEENDISQIPVVENGVPIGSISEETIVRSMTDKKAMEVSKMKIRDLMGDTFPVISPGTHVKVVSHLLETTPAVIVLESGQIAGVVTKHDLMKLLRG
- a CDS encoding DUF6951 family protein; translated protein: MANVTVNSNICGFVHKIHGEKAGKNIVIDIETDCGKIKKMSHMEIPMDQTLDIRDNYVMIKAQEAQCSSNCLVPCGILHVCRIEMGLLSSSLAKKSGDINISFE
- a CDS encoding putative zinc-binding protein, which codes for MAGEIKMADGVKCACEAAIVGLYACAGACNVGQMANKVAVELTKKGKGKMMCTVGIGGGVPGIIKSTEGTDEIIAIDGCALVCAKKTLERAGFTVDKSIVITEFGMKKEGKLDLEETEVNDIIAKVENALVN
- a CDS encoding permease, with the protein product MLQDSLIHLINVGLQSVQEYLALHVLLCLIPAFFLAGAIASLFSKESVLKYFGASTPKYISYSVAAVSGCLLAVCSCTVLPLFAGIYKRGAGIGPATTFLFSAPAINILAIVYTAKILGYDIGVARAVGAILLSVIIGLIMHVVYEKNNGGHNGIKTFNSEEHAHTVQLFMLLLAILVIPEIIKSWTYLALVEIPLIAATVYLSFKWYTAEERASWMQETWFLVKMIAPLLLVGVFFAGILVELLPSEIVVKYVGGNNLLSYFIASVTAALMYFSTLTEVPIISALTLLGMAKGPALSMLLAGPALSLPSMIVISRIMGVKKGLSYIGLVVIMAMISGIVFDYYML
- a CDS encoding hydantoinase/oxoprolinase family protein, whose amino-acid sequence is MHYGLGIDAGGTYTDAVIVRGSDGAVIDAKKSFTTYPDIQQGITNVLDSLDQQYLKDVNLVSVSTTLSTNALLENTGRPVGLILVGEQATDQVYPAESIIFVSGGHDTNGEEEYPLDIEAVREYVEASRSWVSAYAVSAYFGTRNPEHELAVKSMIHSITDLPVVCGHELSQELGVYERAVTAALNAQLIPVTCQFVNGVALDIKKRGIDGRLLMLKCDGSVYNIEDALERPIETIFSGPAASILGASYLAKVDTCAVIDVGGTSTDVSSIKGGIPQISSEGCMVGGWKTRVKAMTMETSALGGDSHVWVKDKNVHIGPRRVIPLCVAAELFPGFLHLLKHSKMVLRKDTGENYQQTKFVIRTEYEATGLQVKEKEILSSIGDEPVSIVELTDMADAREMMLVDKAIDSLINKRLVQSIGFTPTDVLHVLGEYGQWNKEASETGATYLSKYANMGKYEFCRHVKDLFAFNMAHDLMSFLIPTIPQNAIDEVLSGNYPARFKTDIPVVLLGGPVSAYVDELKSLIDADVQVPQFASVGNAVGALVGKSVKRVEIMIKPASLMNPDSDFLVFSSEGRERFERYSDAVDYATKMGHSQVLNYEKRCGIIKEDTIINVSKHTTSPDNWPHPPIETRITVVGVGDPMMAIRGTYNNKAVFL
- a CDS encoding metallophosphoesterase family protein, which codes for MRLLIISDVHGNKEALDAVMAVPHDEVICLGDLVDYGPSPGECIDVLTEQKITTIMGNHDSAVAFRMDCGCGYAYKHLSQSTREYTWNVLNDEQIEFLRKLPQSFERTQKGKKLYFTHGSPLSFHDYIKPDTPEATIQEYIKEVEADFIFIGHSHLPFIRKIGDVTLVNPGSVGQPRDGDTRASCAIFNTDTLEAEIVRVEYDMEDVFGKIRANMPNTDELILILKRGY
- a CDS encoding tetrahydromethanopterin S-methyltransferase subunit A, with amino-acid sequence MSITATESIDMNGWPLTDGDYVIGDPDSPVAVVTLASDYKKLGLHNYAICGTCFTENFGIQKVIVNILSNPKISCLIVCGKESSHFAGQSILALVENGVSTLGGYKKIIGSNGVIPYLDEIPLAAINRFIREIEVIDLIGTTDQEIIQEAIDSYRGKERSEAPKYLMSEIDENSWRKYEQIIQQNVMSKMKK
- a CDS encoding DUF5788 family protein, coding for MDDGTDNGGSSLLITESERKKLLAELRTRLFWVGEKIPYFVEINGKKCKPHDRVWDLINKETLSDDENKQIEKCIAVLKEKESVDELELETKEMTREEAKTLSDETAGLLRAIMDLREIKEGVSKKREKEFHEMFSTQRTEEIRRWLNFLKEAEKK